From a region of the Streptomyces sp. B21-083 genome:
- a CDS encoding ABC transporter ATP-binding protein has translation MTSMDETRSGVGAGRGSASGAGLDARIVVDRGSFRLDIRLTAAPGDVVALLGPNGAGKTTALRALAGLTPLDGGHLRLDGAELERTPPESRPVGVVFQDYLLFPHLSALDNVAFGPRCRGASRAEARATAAGWLERMGLAEQAGAKPRRLSGGQAQRVALARALATCPRLLLLDEPLAALDARTRLDVRAQLRRHLADFEAVAVLVTHDPLDAMVLADRLVVVENGRVVQEGPPQDIARRPRTDYIAQLVGLNLYPGRAEGHAVTLDTGPVITTTEDLTGPVFVAFPPSAVTLHRHRPTGSSARNLWRCEVAGMETHGDRIRANLTGELPLAADLTTVAAAELDLHPGAEVWATVKATQTHAYPA, from the coding sequence ATGACCTCCATGGACGAGACCAGGTCAGGCGTCGGCGCCGGTCGCGGCAGCGCGTCCGGCGCGGGGCTCGACGCCCGGATCGTCGTCGACCGGGGCTCCTTCCGGCTCGACATCCGGCTGACGGCGGCGCCCGGCGACGTCGTGGCGCTGCTCGGCCCCAACGGCGCCGGCAAGACCACCGCGTTGCGCGCACTGGCCGGGCTCACCCCGCTCGACGGCGGCCATCTGCGGCTGGACGGGGCGGAGTTGGAGCGTACGCCGCCGGAATCCCGGCCGGTGGGCGTCGTCTTCCAGGACTACCTGCTCTTTCCGCACCTCAGCGCCCTCGACAACGTCGCCTTCGGCCCGCGCTGCCGGGGAGCGAGCAGGGCGGAGGCCCGGGCGACGGCCGCCGGGTGGCTGGAGCGGATGGGGCTCGCCGAGCAGGCCGGCGCCAAGCCGCGCAGGCTCTCCGGCGGGCAGGCCCAGCGGGTCGCCCTCGCCCGCGCCCTGGCCACCTGCCCCCGGCTGCTGCTCCTCGACGAGCCGCTGGCCGCGCTGGACGCCCGTACCCGCCTCGATGTCCGGGCCCAACTCCGGCGTCACCTGGCCGACTTCGAGGCCGTCGCGGTCCTGGTCACGCACGATCCGCTGGACGCCATGGTGCTCGCGGACCGGCTGGTGGTCGTCGAAAACGGCCGGGTCGTCCAAGAGGGGCCGCCGCAGGACATCGCGCGTCGGCCGCGCACCGACTACATCGCCCAACTGGTCGGCCTGAACCTGTACCCGGGCCGGGCGGAGGGGCACGCCGTCACCCTGGACACCGGTCCGGTGATCACCACCACGGAGGATCTCACCGGCCCGGTCTTCGTCGCCTTCCCGCCCAGCGCGGTGACCCTGCACCGACACCGCCCCACCGGCTCCAGCGCCCGCAACCTGTGGCGCTGCGAGGTGGCCGGCATGGAGACCCACGGCGACCGGATACGCGCCAACCTCACCGGTGAACTCCCCCTCGCCGCCGACCTCACCACCGTAGCCGCCGCGGAACTCGACCTTCATCCGGGCGCCGAGGTGTGGGCGACCGTCAAGGCGACACAGACGCACGCGTACCCGGCCTGA